The following DNA comes from Gadus chalcogrammus isolate NIFS_2021 chromosome 12, NIFS_Gcha_1.0, whole genome shotgun sequence.
TTCATGAAGTCTGATATATTCTGCATACCTTTTTGGACGGCCTTGGCAAACTTTCACATTAACCTCCATGGACCCCAGTTCCTAACAAACCCTGCTGTCTATTAAACCTGATCATGTCAGATTGATGTCAGACCTCAGAATCCCAAGGACAGACTAAGAGACTCCTGAAAAGAGAACTATAACTTGGTATGAAGTGTTTTATCAAGGCTGTTTTTACTGCAGAGATATGACTGATAtaaacatgtgtgtatgtgggcagGTGTGTACTATCGGGTTTCAAGATCAATTGAGCTGTGCTGAGAAATGATACTACATTCAAGGACATCCTGTTTCCTCTTTGACTTTAATAAGTTCCGGTGAAAGTAAGGCTTTAGTCAGTGGAGCAGCAGAACTCTTGCTGACACCACACTCATCACCATGGCGCTGCGCAGTACCTGGGTGGTCCTGATGCTGGTCCTTAGCCTTCGTGGTCAAGGTAAGAAGATCATTACTGTATTATTAGTTTGATTCATTCATTGAATCCATTTACAAAGAAGGTGGATACAGCCTGATGTGTGTGCATCCCCTTCATTTTGGGATGTTTTTTACTTCTCCAGTTCAAACGGGGAAAATCATCGGGGGACGCCCAGCAGTCGCTCATAGTAGACCCTACATGGTGCTTTTGGAAAGGGAACTGTGGAAAAACGAAACCAAATATTGTGACGGCTTCCTGATCAGCGATGAGTTTGTGGTGACAGCTGCTCACTGCGTGGCCCGGTGAGGTTCTTAACTGACTGATCTGCAGGACAACAACACCGTGCTGATTTGACCTATGGTTGCAACAATTGTAGAAATTATGCCTTTGTGTCCCAGTATCTATTACGTCTACGTAGGTCTTCACAAGTTCATCAATGATCAAACTCCGAAGGGTATTACAGTGAGACGAGCTATTCCACATGAGGACTTGATGTTACTGCAGGTAAGCTTATAGCATGTCACCTATGTTTGGTTGATCATGAATCCACCTTTACGTTATGTATGTACATTACGGTGACAATGCATTATTGTTTTGACATTAACcagtctaccccccccccccccccccctcccccttcttctcAAGTTAAGTGAGAAGGTGAACTTCAACGAAAATGTCAGACCGATTAATTTAGCAAGCCGAAGTGATCACCTGCTGCCTCGACGCTGTATAGTCTCTGTCTGGGGATTTACTAGCGAAGACAATCAGAATTTGGTCAGAGAACTGAGGGAAGTTAATTTGACACTTGCGAACGATACAAGCTGTCCTGAGCCCCATGCATTCTTCTCCCTTGGAGAAATAGGACCTTCACACGTGAGTGACAAAAATAttattcatgtttatttattgatagTGGCCTACTTGTACGCGAGTCAAAAGTAGACCCAAAAGCAATCAGtgaaatacaattatattcagTGTTTGCTTGTTCATTTACGAAACTGTTGAAACTGTAACCTTTTTATGTGTGATTACAGGTAGACTCTGGTGGTCCACTTGTTTGTGAAGGGGAAGTGGCGTACGGTGTTGTGTTGCATGGCAAACGGTCATGCCCCCcctacaaatataaagttttcacTAAAATCCCAGACTATCTTGGTTGGATTGTAAGCCACCTGACGCAAAAGTGAATCCAGAATGTCATCGTTAATATGCTCATACTATGTGAACCATGTTGATGAATAAATGGTTGTTCCACAAACCACATTCCAAATTCCATATTGAATGAGAAAATAAAAAGGATCTAAAACTTATCAGGAAAGCAtacattatttgttttttgtgcatgtacatgtttgtgtctaGGCACTTTTTCTAAGGCATCCTTACCTAGTGAAGAATGTGTCCTACCTAAATAAAAACTCTGgatattttgactttcttgatCAACTGATTTGAATAAGTTGGTTATCTTTAAGAAGAAACGGCTACCTCGCGTACATGCATTTGATGACCTTAACTTGTTTGCATGATAAAGACCAAAGAAATCAATTCATTCCCTCATGACATATTCAGCTATTTTCTGGATTTTACATAATAATCAAATAGCTGACATAGAAATCATTGAAATTATTAAATTCCTGTAGAATAGTTACGCTGCTTATGAGCCCCAAGCGCAGTGTCAAGGAACGTTTGAATCTGGCTTGGTTTAATATAAAAggtatgtttgcatgtgcaaCATCAAATGTAATAAAACTAAATTGGATTGACACTAATAGACCTTAAATGTCCATAATGTTGGGTGAGGATAGTTGCCTATGAAACACGTAAcctggaaaacaaaaaaagctaAAGGATGCAACTCATGACCAAGAAACATTTGTAAGGGATTTTATtttggaaataaacaaaatgtaagctgcacaaaaaaaattaaattcttgGATTTTTGAAACAAGTTCAGAGAAAAAACAGAACTAGCCGAAAAAAACAGTATGAGTAGGGCTTTGTATGAATTTACTGGACTACTAAGAAAAACGTCTttaaaagtgtttttatttCCATATCCTCCTTGCACAGAATGTGCAAATAAGGACAGTGATGAATTCCCCTTCTATATTTCGCATGAACTATGCATGACCAACGTGTGAGTGGGCACGAGCCATGGAGACCAAACACTATAAAGTGACGCATAACTCGAAACGTGTTACTTTAAAATGAATTGAGGCATAACATAAAACATGTTCTCTTAAGatcaattataaaaataatactgCTTCATGGGTACTCCTCCAGGactgctctatatctatagaatTGGTTTAATAGTTTAGAATAATATAataagaaatattgatattaatGCATTTTATATTCCATTTCTTTACTTTCCAATTTCTACTATTTTCCTTTATATTCATTTGACACATGATTTGAAAGATAAACTGACTGTACACCATCAACTGAACTAAAATTGGCTGGATAATGAACTGAAGATAAATACATACCACAATACTTTATTCCAATTGAAGATGCCTACACCAAATACGGTATAAGTAAAGACATGATAAGCTGGAATTAAAGTCTGCCACCTATACTGAGTACTAAGAACTACTTACTGTGAGAAATTGAATTGCTTGTCTGAATaaccctcttcttcctcatggAGTCTGATGTATTCTGCATGCCTTCTGGAGGGCCATAACCTTCACATTCACTTCTATGGCCCCCAGTTTCTAACAAACCCTGCTGTCTATTAAATTGATCATGGCAGAATGATTTTATCTCCGAGTCCCAAGGACAGAGTTAGAGGCTCCTGAATAGAGAACTATAACTTGGTATAAAGAATTGCAAAAGGCTAGTTGTTACTGGAGAGATATGACAGAGGTAATTCATGACCATCTGAAGTTATTTTGAGCTGTGATTTCTTCTAATTCAAGTCACTAGGCAAAAGAAGACATGTATACCATGAATGAAGATTAATACTACTTCATGTAAAATGAAGTGGCCATGCCCTTACAGGGATTGTGTTGCCAGCGAAGTTCACCCAATCTCGTTCAATCACATCCTGTTTCCACTTCACTCACTTTAATAAGTTCCAGTGAAAGTAAGGCTATTGTCAGTGGAGCAGCAGAACTCTTGCTGACACCACACTCATCACCATGGCGCTGCACAATACCTGGGTGGTCCTGATGCTGGTCCTTAGCCTTCGGGGTCAAGGTAAGAAGATCATTACTGTATCAGTAGTTTGATTCATTCATTGAATCCATTTACAAAGAAGGTGGATGCAGCCTGATGTGTGTACATCCCTTTCATTTTGGGATCTTTTTTACTTCTCCAGTTCAAACAGGGAAAATCATCGGGGGACGCCCAGCTGTCCCTCATAGTAGACCCTACATGGTGCTTTTGGAAATGATAATGTGGAATGACGAAACCAGCTTTTGTGACGGCTTCCTGATCAGCAATGAGTTTGTGGTGACAGCTGCTCACTGCCAGGCCCGGTGAGGTTCTTGACTGATCCGCAGGACAACAACACCGTGCTGATTTCAGCTATGGTTGCATAAGAACAGCCTGTTCCACTGTAGTCAAGGAACTGTTTCTTAGCATTTGGTCTCCCTCAAAGTAATCAGCCCAATGTATAGATATGCTACTGGGACCTAGAAGGGCCTAAGCAACAGTAGGATTCACCGAAGTTAGCAGTTGTTTATTTTGACTTTTTAATTAGATTTCGTAATCAGGTTATGTGCCTGTATTTGCATAGCCCAATGTCTAATACAATTTGTTAACAAATGAATCAATTATACCTTTGTGTCCCAGTATCACTAACGTCCACTTAGGTCTTCACAAGCTGATCCCTCGTCCAACTCGGAAGAGTATTCCAGTGAGACGAGCAATTCCACATAAGGAGTTCAATAACAATACAGGATACAACGACTTGATGTTACTGCAGGTAAGCATATAGCATGTCACTTATGTTTGGTTGATCATGAATTCACCTTTATGTTATGTATGTACATTACGGTGACAATGCATTATTGTTTTGACTCTAAcaagtctgcccccccccccccccccccccccccgccccttcttCTCAAGTTAATGGAGAAGGTGAACTTCACTGAAAATGTCAGACCGATTAATTTAGCAAGCCGAAGTGATCACCTGCCTCAACGCTGTATACTCTCTGGCTGGGGATTCACTAAAGAATATCAGGCATTGGCCAGCGAGCTGATGGAAGTTAATTTGACACTTGCGAAGGATACAAGCTGTCCTGAGCCCCATGCATTCTTCTCCCTTGGAGAAATAGGACCTTCACATGTGAGTGACAAAAATATTTCgcatgtttatttattgatactGGCCTACTTGTACGCAAGTCAAAATTAGATCCAAAAGCAAGCAATGAAATAAAATTATATTCAATGTTTGCTTGTTCATTTACGAAACTGTTGAAACTGTAACCTTTTTATGTGTGATTTCAGGGAGACTCTGGTGGTCCACTTGTTTGTGAAGGGGAAGTGGCGTACGGTGTTGTGTCACGTGGCAATCAATCATGCCCCCCCTACAAATATAGCGTTTTTATTAAAATCCCAGACTATCTTGGTTGGATTGTAAGCCACCTGACGCAAAAGTGAATCCAGAATGTCATCGTTAATATGCTCATACTATGTGAACCATGTTGATGAATAAATGGTTGTTGCACAAACCGCATTCCAAATTCCACATTGAATGAGAAAATAAAAAGGATCTAAAACTTATCAGGAAAGCAtacattatttgttttttgtgcatgtacatgtttgtgtctaGGCACTTTTTCTAAGGAATCCTTACCTAGTGAAGAATGTGTCATACCTAAATAAAAACTCTGGATATTTAGACTTTCTTGATCAACTGATTTGAATAAGTTGGTTATCTTTAAGAAGAAACGGTTACCTCGCGTACATGCGTTTGATGACCTTAACTTGTTTGCATGATAAAGACCAAAGAAATCAATTCATTCACTCATGACATATTCAGCTATTTTCTGGATTTTACATAATAATCAAATAGCTGACATAGAAATCATTGAAATTATTAAATTCCTGTAGAATAGTTACGCTGCTTATGAGCCCCAAGCGCAGTGTCAAGGAACGTTTGAATCTGGCTTGGTTTAATATAAAAggtatgtttgcatgtgcaaCATCAAATGTAATAAAACGAAATTGGATTGACACTAATAGACCTTAAATGTCCATAATTTTGGGTGAGGATAGTTGCCTATGAAACACGTAAcctggaaaacaaaaaaagctaAAGGATGCAACTCATGACCAAGAAACATTTGTAAGGGATTTTATtttggaaataaacaaaatgtaagctgcacaaaaaaaattaaattcttgGATTTTTGAAACAAGTTCAGAGAAAAAACAGAACTAGCCGAAAAACACAGTAAACCAATTAAGTAGGGCTTTGTATGAATTTACTGGACTACTAAGAAAAACGTCTttaaaagtgtttttatttCCATATCCTCCTTGCACAGAATGTGCAAATAAGGACAGTGATGAATTCCCCTTCTATATTTCGCATGAACTATGCATGACCAACGTGTGAGTGGGCACGAGCCATGGAGACCAAACACTATAAAGTGACGCATAACTCGAAACGTGTTACTTTAAAATTAATTGAGCCATAACATAAAACATGTTCTCTTAAGATCAATTATAAAAATAAGACTGCTTCAATGGTACTCCTCCAGGACggctctatatctatagaatTGGTTTAATAGTTTAGAATAATATAataagaaatattgatattaatGCATTTTATATTCCATTTCTTTACTTTCCAATTCCTACTATTTTCCTTTATATTCATTTGACACATGATTTGAAAGATAAACTGACTGTACACCATCAACTGAACTAAAATTGGCTGGATAATGAACTGAAGATAAATACATACCACAATACTTTATTCCAATTGAAGATGCCTACACCAAATACGGTATAAGTAAAGACATGATAAGCTGGAATTAAAGTCTGCAACCTATACTGAGTACTACGAACTACTTACTTTGAGAAATTGAATGGCTTGTCTGAATaaccctcttcttcctcatggAGTCTGATGTATTCTGCATGCCTTCTGGAGGGCCATAACCTTCACATTAACTTCTATGGCCCCCAGTTTCTAACAAACCCTGCTGTCTATTAAATTGATCATGGCAGAATGATTTTATCTCCGAGTCCCAAAGACAGACTTAGAGGCTCCTGAATAGAGAACTATAACTTGGTATAAAGAATTGCAAAAGGCCAGTTGTTACTGGAGAGATATGACAGAGGTAATTCATGACCATCTGAAGTTATTTTGAGCTGTGATTTCTTCTAATTCAAGTCGCTAGGCAAAAGAAGACATGTATTCCATGAATGAAGATTAATACTACTTCATGTAAAATGAAGTGGCCATGCCCTTACAGGGATTGTGTTGTCAGCGAAGTTCACACAATCTCATTCAATCACATCCTGTTTCCACATCACTCACTTTAATAAGTTCCAGTGAAAGTAAGGCTATTGTCAGTGGAGCAGCAGAACTCTTGCTGACACCACACTCATCACCATGGCGCTGCACAATACCTGGGTGGTCCTGATGCTGGTCCTTAGCCTTCGTGGTCAAGGTAAGAAGATCATTACTGTATTAGTAGTTTGATTCATTCATTGAATCCATTTACAAAGAAGGTGGATACAGCCTGATGTGTGTACATCCCCTTCATTTTGGGATCTTTTTTACTTCTCCAGTTCAAACAGGGAAAATCATCGGGGGACGCAAAGCTGACCCTCATAGTAGACCCTACATGGTGCTTTTGGAAATGAAAACTTTGCAGGGAACCATCATATATTGTGACGGCTTCCTGATCAGCGATCAGTTTGTGGTTACAGCTGCTCACTGCCAGGCCTGGTGAGGTTCTTGACTGATCCGCAGGACAACAACACCGTGCTGATTTCAGCTATGGTTCCACAAGTACAACAGGAACTTACAATCCAGGAGATAACTTGCATTATTCATTACTCAAAAGCTGTATTCATTCAATAACATGTGTCATTGGCCTATATCTGCATACGTTCAACTGCAGGTTTTATAGAGCTTTTAGTTACGATCGCCATGTCTAAGACAATTTGTTAACAATTGTATGAATTAAACCTTTGTGTCCCAGTATCTATAACGTCTATGTAGGTCTTCATAAGTTCAAGAATGATCAAACTCCGAAGGCCATTCAAGTGAGTCAAGCAATTCCACATGAGGACTACAATGAAAAACCAATATTGAACGACTTAATGCTACTGCAGGTAAGCATATAGCATGAATGTTAGGTTGATCATGAATCCACCTTTACGTTAAAGAAATTATACATTATAGTGCCAATGCATTCTTGTTTTCACACTAACAagtacatccccccccccccctttcttctGAAGTTAAGTGAGAAGGTAAACATCACAGAGCATGTCAGACCGATTAATTTAGCAAGCCGAGTTGATCATCTGCCTCAACGCTGTATAGTCTCGGGCTGGGGATTTAGCGAAGAGAATCTGAACGAAATGGCCAGCGAGCTGAGGGAAGTTAATGTTACCCTTGTGAAGCATACACTCCCTGCTGAGCGCCATGTTTACTCCTCCCTTGGAGAAAGCGGACCTTCCCATGTAAGTGACAATATAATTATTCACATAATTTGTATTCATATCTGGCTACTGTTACACGAGTCAAAAGTAGACCCAAAAGCAAATAGCTATGTACAATTATATGTTAGTGTTTCTTCAGAATCTGTTGGAGCAGTATGCAGTAACCTCTTTATGTGTGATTACAGGGAGACTCTGG
Coding sequences within:
- the LOC130393719 gene encoding granzyme G-like, with the translated sequence MALRSTWVVLMLVLSLRGQVQTGKIIGGRPAVAHSRPYMVLLERELWKNETKYCDGFLISDEFVVTAAHCVARIYYVYVGLHKFINDQTPKGITVRRAIPHEDLMLLQLSEKVNFNENVRPINLASRSDHLLPRRCIVSVWGFTSEDNQNLVRELREVNLTLANDTSCPEPHAFFSLGEIGPSHVDSGGPLVCEGEVAYGVVLHGKRSCPPYKYKVFTKIPDYLGWIVSHLTQK
- the LOC130393716 gene encoding mast cell protease 1A-like, producing MALHNTWVVLMLVLSLRGQVQTGKIIGGRKADPHSRPYMVLLEMKTLQGTIIYCDGFLISDQFVVTAAHCQACIYNVYVGLHKFKNDQTPKAIQVSQAIPHEDYNEKPILNDLMLLQLSEKVNITEHVRPINLASRVDHLPQRCIVSGWGFSEENLNEMASELREVNVTLVKHTLPAERHVYSSLGESGPSHGDSGGPLVCEGEVAYGVVSGGTEKFKLYTKIPDYLDWILCHMMKK